One region of Candidatus Rokuibacteriota bacterium genomic DNA includes:
- a CDS encoding CDGSH iron-sulfur domain-containing protein codes for VTGECQVTDAEGNAVVPNANPFYLCRCGASANKPFCDGQHKKIEFKS; via the coding sequence GTGACCGGAGAGTGCCAGGTGACCGATGCCGAAGGGAACGCGGTCGTCCCGAACGCGAACCCCTTCTACCTCTGTCGCTGCGGGGCCTCCGCCAACAAGCCGTTCTGCGACGGCCAGCACAAGAAGATCGAGTTCAAGAGCTAG
- a CDS encoding CDGSH iron-sulfur domain-containing protein translates to MPVTMKVLANGPIVVTGECQVTDAEGKALVPKANPFYLCRCGASGNKPFCDGQHKKVEFKA, encoded by the coding sequence ATGCCCGTGACCATGAAGGTCCTCGCGAACGGCCCCATCGTCGTGACCGGAGAATGCCAGGTGACCGACGCAGAGGGGAAGGCACTGGTCCCGAAGGCGAACCCCTTCTACCTCTGCCGCTGCGGCGCCTCCGGCAACAAGCCGTTCTGCGACGGCCAGCACAAGAAGGTCGAGTTCAAGGCCTAG
- a CDS encoding phosphoribosylaminoimidazolesuccinocarboxamide synthase: MTPLLRTDIRSLPFLHSGKVRDIYAVGEDKLLIVQTDRLSAFDVVLEDPIPGKGEVLTALSDFWFKKLGYLVRNHTTGIDPESVVSGEAERAQVRGRAMVARRLTPLTIEAIVRGYIIGSGWKEYQKTGAICGIALPAGLQEAQKLPETVFTPSTKAPAGQHDENIPFAEAERRLGAGVAREVRQAAISLYTRAAEYAATRGIIIADTKFEFGTDAAGAVFLIDEILTPDSSRFWPVSEYRVGASPPSFDKQFVRDWLERQPWNKKPPAPRLPADIIARTAEKYREALRRLVGA, translated from the coding sequence ATGACGCCGCTGCTCAGGACCGACATCCGGAGCCTGCCGTTCCTGCACAGCGGCAAGGTGCGGGACATCTATGCGGTGGGTGAGGACAAGCTCCTCATCGTGCAGACCGATCGCCTGTCGGCCTTCGACGTCGTGCTCGAGGACCCCATCCCCGGCAAGGGGGAGGTGCTCACTGCCCTGTCCGACTTCTGGTTCAAGAAGCTCGGCTACCTGGTGCGCAACCACACCACCGGCATCGACCCGGAGTCGGTGGTCTCGGGCGAGGCGGAGCGCGCCCAGGTGCGCGGGCGGGCGATGGTGGCGCGGCGTCTCACGCCGCTGACCATCGAAGCGATCGTGCGCGGTTACATCATCGGCTCGGGATGGAAGGAGTACCAGAAGACCGGGGCGATCTGCGGGATCGCGCTGCCGGCAGGCCTTCAGGAGGCGCAGAAGCTGCCGGAGACCGTCTTCACCCCCTCCACCAAGGCGCCGGCCGGCCAGCACGACGAGAACATCCCGTTCGCGGAGGCCGAGCGGCGCCTGGGCGCCGGGGTCGCCCGCGAGGTCCGCCAGGCGGCCATCAGCCTCTACACCCGCGCCGCCGAGTACGCCGCCACCCGCGGCATCATCATCGCCGACACCAAGTTCGAGTTCGGCACCGATGCGGCCGGCGCCGTATTCCTCATCGACGAGATCCTCACGCCCGACTCGTCGCGCTTCTGGCCCGTGAGCGAGTACCGGGTGGGCGCGAGCCCCCCCTCCTTCGACAAGCAGTTCGTCCGCGACTGGCTGGAGCGGCAGCCGTGGAACAAGAAGCCGCCGGCCCCGCGCCTGCCCGCCGACATCATCGCCAGGACCGCCGAGAAGTACCGCGAGGCCCTGCGGCGGCTCGTGGGCGCCTGA
- a CDS encoding SDR family NAD(P)-dependent oxidoreductase, with translation MDTLTDRVAVVTGGASGIGRALCLAFAREGMRVVIADLDGPGMDETASQVGAAGARVITLRTDVSRLADVQALADRAWQDFGGVHVLCNNAGVTVSGGLEAATHRDWEWVVGVNLWGVIHGIETFVPRMIAQKQGGHIVNTASMAGLIASQGLGVYNTTKYAVVGLSETLSKDLRPYGIGVSVLCPMGVTTRIRQSSRNRPTHLLNPEDPPGRAVELIGRYLTPEHVAERVLRAVRDNRLHVITHAEGLEPLRRRFERLARGIDESR, from the coding sequence GTGGACACCCTGACGGATCGCGTGGCCGTGGTCACCGGGGGCGCCAGCGGGATCGGGCGCGCCCTCTGCCTGGCCTTCGCCCGCGAGGGCATGCGCGTCGTCATCGCCGACCTGGACGGGCCGGGCATGGACGAGACCGCGTCGCAGGTCGGGGCCGCCGGGGCGCGCGTCATCACGCTGCGGACGGACGTCAGCCGGCTCGCGGACGTCCAGGCCCTGGCCGACCGGGCCTGGCAAGACTTCGGCGGGGTCCACGTGCTCTGCAACAACGCGGGCGTCACCGTGAGCGGCGGTCTCGAGGCGGCGACCCATCGCGACTGGGAATGGGTGGTCGGCGTCAATCTGTGGGGCGTGATCCACGGGATCGAGACCTTCGTGCCGCGCATGATCGCCCAGAAGCAGGGCGGCCACATCGTCAACACCGCATCCATGGCCGGCCTGATCGCCTCGCAGGGGCTCGGTGTCTACAACACCACCAAGTACGCCGTGGTGGGGCTGTCCGAGACGCTCTCGAAGGACCTGCGCCCCTACGGCATCGGGGTCTCGGTGCTCTGCCCCATGGGCGTGACCACCCGGATCCGCCAGAGCTCGCGCAACCGGCCGACCCACCTCCTGAACCCGGAAGACCCGCCGGGCCGCGCGGTGGAGCTGATCGGCCGCTACCTCACGCCGGAGCACGTGGCCGAGCGCGTCCTGCGCGCTGTCCGCGACAACCGCCTCCACGTCATCACCCACGCGGAGGGGCTCGAGCCGCTGCGCCGCCGCTTCGAGCGCCTGGCCCGGGGCATCGACGAGTCACGATGA
- a CDS encoding M1 family metallopeptidase, with amino-acid sequence MDHRLPITVVPGRYDIRLEPDLDTATFRGEETIAVTVREPVTEILLNAAELCILAVTARDASDAAVEGRAELDEAAERARLSFPSPLLPGQWRLTLRFTGTLNDRLHGFYRSTYKDAAGASHTLAATQFEATDARRAFPCWDEPGCKAVFGVTLVVPERLAAVSNTAVVREERTEDGRKVVTFADSMKMSTYLVAFIVGELEATAPVMVGQTPLRVWCVPGKQPLARFALEAGAFALDFFERYYGLPYPGDKLDMLAIPDFAAGAMENLGAITYRETALLVDETAASHTELERVADVVAHEVAHMWFGDLVTMAWWNGIWLNEAFATFMEMLAVEAWKPQWERWVTFGVSRAAAMGVDGLLSSRPIEFEVRAPRDCEAMFDLLTYEKGASVLRMLEQHLGPEVFRDGVRRYLQQHRHGNAETTDLWKALGEAARQPIPEVMDAWIFRPGYPVVTVEKDGPGLKLSQRRFTYLEAGPEESEHWRIPVALRASVKGGWVEKRVLLEEAEVRVALPAPADWAVANAGGHGFYRVQYAPAMLRRMAKALSRIPPIERFNLVSDALALTQAGAMSAAEYLDLTGSFRDETDRNVWAVLTGSLAYLNRILPETVRPRLEAWVRHRLERAVERLSWERQPEESELARQLRADLLRALGTLGNDEETQRRARSVYEGYRHDETVVDPNLLPALIAILAASGGEGEYEEFLQRFKSARTPQEEQRYLYALAAFRQPELIRRTLARTINGEVRSQDAPFLVRALLGGVYSRGLAWDFVKEHWETMARQYPGSAYRRMYEGVTALVSPEWEQEVQEFFASRGIVLGGKTLEQYLEQLRVAVRFQEREAAALAALLARPPR; translated from the coding sequence ATGGATCATCGCTTGCCCATCACGGTCGTGCCCGGCCGGTACGACATCCGGCTCGAGCCCGATCTCGACACCGCCACCTTCAGGGGCGAGGAGACCATCGCCGTCACCGTGCGGGAACCGGTGACGGAGATCCTGCTCAATGCGGCCGAGCTCTGCATCCTCGCCGTCACAGCCCGCGACGCGAGCGACGCGGCGGTGGAGGGGCGCGCGGAGCTCGACGAGGCCGCCGAGCGCGCCCGGCTCAGCTTTCCCTCGCCCCTCCTCCCCGGCCAGTGGCGCCTCACGCTCCGCTTCACCGGCACCCTGAACGATCGCCTCCACGGCTTCTACCGCAGCACGTACAAGGACGCGGCCGGGGCCTCCCACACGCTGGCGGCCACCCAGTTCGAGGCCACCGACGCGCGCCGCGCCTTCCCGTGCTGGGACGAACCCGGCTGCAAGGCCGTGTTCGGCGTCACGCTCGTGGTCCCCGAGCGGCTGGCCGCGGTGTCCAACACCGCCGTCGTCCGCGAGGAGCGGACGGAGGACGGCCGCAAGGTCGTCACCTTCGCCGACTCCATGAAGATGTCCACCTACCTGGTGGCCTTCATCGTGGGTGAGCTGGAGGCGACCGCGCCCGTCATGGTGGGCCAGACGCCGCTGCGCGTCTGGTGCGTGCCCGGCAAGCAGCCCCTGGCGCGCTTCGCGCTGGAGGCCGGCGCCTTCGCGCTGGACTTCTTCGAGCGGTACTACGGGCTGCCGTACCCCGGAGACAAGCTCGACATGCTGGCCATCCCGGACTTCGCCGCCGGAGCGATGGAGAACCTTGGCGCCATCACCTATCGCGAGACCGCGCTGCTGGTGGACGAGACGGCGGCCTCCCACACGGAGCTGGAGCGCGTGGCCGACGTGGTGGCACACGAGGTGGCGCACATGTGGTTCGGGGACCTCGTGACGATGGCGTGGTGGAACGGCATCTGGCTCAACGAGGCCTTCGCCACGTTCATGGAGATGCTGGCGGTGGAGGCCTGGAAGCCTCAGTGGGAGCGCTGGGTCACCTTCGGGGTGTCGCGCGCCGCCGCCATGGGCGTTGACGGCCTCCTGTCGAGCCGCCCCATCGAGTTCGAGGTGCGGGCGCCGCGCGACTGCGAGGCCATGTTCGATCTGCTCACGTACGAGAAGGGCGCTTCGGTGCTGCGCATGCTCGAGCAGCACCTGGGGCCCGAGGTGTTCCGCGACGGCGTCCGTCGCTATCTCCAGCAGCACCGCCACGGCAACGCCGAGACCACCGATCTCTGGAAGGCCCTCGGTGAGGCGGCCCGGCAGCCGATCCCCGAGGTGATGGACGCCTGGATCTTCCGCCCCGGCTACCCCGTGGTGACGGTGGAGAAGGACGGGCCCGGCCTCAAGCTCTCCCAGCGGCGCTTCACCTATCTCGAGGCCGGGCCCGAGGAGAGCGAGCACTGGCGCATTCCGGTCGCGCTGCGCGCCTCGGTCAAGGGAGGCTGGGTCGAGAAGCGGGTGTTGCTCGAAGAGGCCGAGGTACGCGTGGCGCTGCCCGCCCCGGCGGACTGGGCGGTGGCCAACGCGGGCGGGCACGGGTTCTATCGGGTGCAGTACGCGCCGGCCATGCTGCGGCGGATGGCCAAGGCGCTGTCGCGCATCCCGCCCATCGAGCGCTTCAATCTGGTCAGCGACGCGCTGGCGCTCACCCAGGCGGGCGCCATGTCGGCCGCCGAGTACCTGGACCTGACGGGCTCCTTCCGCGATGAGACGGACCGCAACGTCTGGGCCGTGCTCACCGGGTCCCTGGCGTACCTGAACCGGATCCTGCCCGAGACCGTGCGGCCCCGGCTCGAGGCCTGGGTCCGCCACCGGCTGGAGCGGGCCGTGGAGCGGCTGTCCTGGGAGCGGCAGCCCGAGGAGAGCGAGCTCGCACGCCAGCTCCGTGCCGATCTCCTCCGCGCCCTCGGCACGCTGGGCAACGACGAGGAGACGCAGCGGCGCGCGCGGTCGGTCTACGAGGGCTACCGGCACGACGAGACGGTCGTGGATCCCAACCTGCTGCCCGCCCTCATCGCGATCCTCGCCGCCTCCGGTGGCGAGGGCGAGTACGAGGAGTTCCTCCAGCGCTTCAAGAGCGCGCGCACGCCCCAGGAGGAGCAGCGTTACCTCTACGCGCTCGCCGCCTTCCGCCAGCCCGAGCTGATCCGCCGGACGCTCGCGCGCACCATCAATGGCGAGGTCCGGAGCCAGGACGCCCCCTTCCTGGTGCGCGCGCTGCTGGGTGGCGTGTACTCACGGGGGCTCGCGTGGGACTTCGTCAAGGAGCACTGGGAGACGATGGCGCGGCAGTACCCGGGCAGCGCCTATCGGCGGATGTACGAGGGCGTCACGGCACTGGTGAGCCCCGAATGGGAGCAGGAGGTGCAGGAGTTCTTCGCGAGCCGGGGCATCGTGCTCGGCGGCAAGACGCTCGAGCAGTACCTCGAGCAGCTGCGCGTCGCCGTCCGCTTCCAGGAGCGGGAGGCAGCGGCGCTGGCCGCGCTCCTGGCGCGCCCTCCCCGCTGA
- a CDS encoding amidohydrolase/deacetylase family metallohydrolase: MDFDLILRGGTVIDPGQGVDGPCDVAFANGRVAALGPDLSVTAAEVVDVTGKLVTPGLIDLHGHFFHRGQPLFVDPDDLCLPGGVTTAVDAGSSGWATYAGFREYVIARAETRVLAFLHLATTGLATLAAGVGELEDLRFAQEERTRDAFRRFPELLGLKVRIQRAATGEANALPALEMARRICDDASTRLMVHVSGTPIPLPVILDRLRPGDVVTHIFNGHEHGILDGAGKVLPSVRDAAARGVILDVAHAGVHFDVEVARAALAQGLPPTTLSTDMVRPAVARRMYDLLGVMSSFLALGLPLPEVIRAVTEAPARAIGQAGKLGALAPGASGDAAVLDLEEGDFTFGDAAGHDFKAARRFVPVLTVRAGRRWRRR; encoded by the coding sequence ATGGACTTCGACCTGATCCTCCGCGGCGGAACCGTCATCGATCCCGGGCAGGGCGTCGACGGGCCGTGCGACGTGGCCTTCGCCAACGGCCGTGTGGCCGCGTTGGGTCCGGACCTTTCCGTCACGGCCGCCGAGGTCGTGGATGTCACTGGCAAGCTCGTGACGCCGGGGCTCATCGATCTGCACGGCCACTTCTTCCATCGCGGCCAGCCGCTCTTCGTGGATCCGGACGATCTCTGTCTGCCCGGCGGCGTCACCACTGCGGTGGACGCCGGGAGCAGCGGCTGGGCGACCTACGCGGGGTTCCGCGAGTACGTCATCGCGCGCGCCGAGACCCGCGTGCTGGCCTTCCTCCACCTGGCGACCACAGGTCTGGCCACACTGGCGGCCGGCGTCGGGGAGCTCGAGGACCTCCGCTTCGCCCAGGAGGAGCGCACGCGCGACGCCTTCCGGCGCTTCCCCGAGCTCCTTGGGCTCAAGGTCCGCATCCAGCGCGCGGCGACGGGGGAGGCCAACGCCCTGCCAGCGCTGGAGATGGCCCGCCGCATCTGCGACGACGCGAGCACGCGGCTCATGGTGCACGTCTCGGGGACGCCGATCCCGCTGCCGGTGATCCTCGACCGGCTCAGGCCCGGCGACGTCGTGACGCACATCTTCAACGGCCACGAGCACGGGATCCTGGACGGCGCGGGGAAGGTCCTCCCCTCCGTCCGCGACGCCGCGGCGCGGGGGGTGATCCTCGACGTGGCCCATGCCGGCGTCCACTTCGACGTCGAGGTGGCCCGGGCCGCGCTGGCCCAGGGGTTGCCACCCACGACGCTGTCCACCGACATGGTGAGACCTGCCGTGGCGCGCCGCATGTACGACCTGCTCGGCGTCATGTCAAGTTTCCTCGCCCTGGGACTGCCGCTTCCCGAGGTGATCCGCGCCGTGACGGAGGCCCCGGCGCGGGCGATCGGCCAGGCGGGCAAGCTCGGCGCGCTGGCGCCCGGCGCCTCCGGGGATGCGGCGGTGCTCGACCTCGAGGAGGGCGACTTCACCTTCGGGGATGCCGCCGGCCACGACTTCAAGGCCGCGCGCCGCTTCGTCCCCGTGCTCACCGTCCGTGCGGGCCGCCGGTGGCGGCGCCGCTGA
- a CDS encoding MFS transporter produces the protein MTPDRETLANPRLWLAFASMLLVSGLGNAFPIFFPALLTEFGGSRGATASTVSFLWIGGAVLGPLSGYLVSRWNPRLIVTLGLGAAATGLAVGTLATSLPMFIGAVGLGGGIGVGLTGMVTQAALLADVYVRRRGLAMGIAFSGSMAGYALAPGIQGAIALTGWRGALAGYVVALVALIAWGWRVCPTRLEIPAARTPAGDLTAPRSVGGIVRSVPFWALAVVFAVPPLFGYLATTQHALYFTARGLSAAEASVLLAVGGVLAAIGRALAGLAADRFGGPPAGFLSFSCSIVGMLCLLGMEAWPGRLVAYGYALFLFLPLGSRATIVAVLLSRIAPPARYGAVFGLLSIGNSLGAAAGPWMSGWLYDVTASYLVIYLCATGLAGAGLAALAVFVLTTRPGAV, from the coding sequence GTGACCCCGGACCGGGAGACCCTGGCGAACCCGCGGCTGTGGCTCGCATTCGCCTCGATGCTGCTCGTCTCCGGGCTCGGTAATGCCTTCCCGATTTTCTTCCCCGCCCTCCTCACCGAGTTCGGGGGCTCTCGCGGCGCCACCGCCTCCACCGTGTCCTTCCTCTGGATCGGCGGCGCGGTGCTCGGGCCGCTGTCCGGCTACCTCGTCTCGCGCTGGAACCCCCGCCTGATCGTGACGCTCGGCCTCGGCGCCGCGGCCACGGGCCTCGCCGTGGGGACGCTGGCCACCTCGCTCCCCATGTTCATCGGCGCGGTGGGGCTGGGCGGCGGCATCGGCGTGGGCCTGACGGGCATGGTGACGCAGGCCGCGCTGCTCGCCGACGTCTACGTCAGGCGCCGGGGGCTCGCCATGGGAATCGCCTTCTCCGGCTCCATGGCGGGCTATGCGCTGGCGCCGGGGATCCAGGGGGCGATCGCGCTGACAGGCTGGCGCGGCGCCCTGGCCGGCTACGTCGTCGCCCTGGTGGCGCTGATCGCGTGGGGCTGGCGGGTGTGCCCGACCCGGCTCGAGATCCCCGCAGCCAGGACGCCGGCCGGAGACCTCACGGCGCCGCGCAGCGTGGGCGGCATCGTCCGCTCGGTGCCCTTCTGGGCCCTCGCAGTGGTCTTCGCGGTGCCGCCGCTCTTCGGCTATCTCGCCACCACCCAGCACGCGCTCTACTTCACCGCCCGCGGCCTCTCGGCGGCCGAGGCCTCCGTGCTCCTCGCCGTGGGCGGCGTGCTCGCCGCCATCGGGCGGGCCCTGGCCGGCCTCGCGGCCGATCGCTTCGGGGGCCCGCCGGCGGGTTTCCTGTCCTTCAGCTGCTCGATCGTGGGAATGCTCTGCCTCCTCGGGATGGAGGCCTGGCCGGGACGGCTCGTCGCCTACGGCTACGCGCTCTTCCTCTTCCTGCCGCTGGGCTCGAGGGCCACCATCGTCGCCGTCCTCCTGAGCCGCATCGCCCCGCCGGCTCGGTACGGCGCCGTCTTCGGGCTTCTCAGCATCGGCAACAGCCTGGGCGCCGCCGCCGGCCCCTGGATGTCGGGGTGGCTCTACGACGTGACGGCCTCCTACCTCGTCATCTACCTCTGCGCGACGGGCCTCGCCGGTGCGGGGCTCGCGGCCCTGGCCGTCTTCGTTCTGACGACGCGACCCGGCGCCGTCTGA
- a CDS encoding D-cysteine desulfhydrase family protein: MAVPPRYPLALAPTPILKLDRLSAQLGVELYLKRDDLTGLLESGNKVRKLEFLVGEAVAQGADTLITCGTLQSNCCRAVSAVAARLGLRAVLAVKGGKPEAYDGNLLLDRLLGADVRYLSGAEFERVDQVLADLADEVRARGGRPYVIPESGSNEVGALGYLECAVELAGQIGQGAPRFDSVVITAFSGSSQAGLLMGKQLAGLPSEVVGVPIALPGAQVRDYIARTMVKAITRFGLAIEVPKSIHLLDGYQGRGRAAVGDEELRTVVQLARQEGVALDPVYTAKAFAGLLDTLRKDPQALGQRVCFIHTGGIFSLFPFRVPLSRFLDGEPLFSS; encoded by the coding sequence ATGGCCGTGCCGCCGCGCTACCCACTCGCGCTCGCCCCGACGCCGATCCTCAAGCTCGACCGCCTCTCCGCCCAGCTCGGCGTCGAGCTCTATCTCAAGCGGGACGACCTGACCGGCCTCCTCGAGTCGGGGAACAAGGTCCGCAAGCTGGAGTTCCTGGTGGGGGAGGCGGTCGCCCAGGGGGCCGACACGCTCATCACGTGCGGGACGCTCCAGTCCAACTGCTGTCGCGCGGTGTCGGCGGTGGCGGCGCGGCTGGGGCTCCGGGCCGTCCTCGCAGTAAAGGGTGGCAAGCCCGAAGCCTATGACGGGAACCTGCTCCTGGACCGGCTGCTCGGCGCCGATGTCCGGTATCTGTCGGGCGCCGAGTTCGAGCGCGTGGACCAGGTGCTCGCGGACCTCGCCGACGAGGTGAGGGCGCGGGGCGGCCGGCCCTACGTCATCCCGGAGAGCGGCTCCAACGAGGTGGGGGCGCTCGGCTACCTGGAATGCGCCGTGGAGCTGGCCGGACAGATCGGCCAGGGCGCGCCCCGCTTCGACAGCGTCGTCATCACGGCATTCAGCGGGAGCAGCCAGGCGGGGCTGCTGATGGGCAAGCAGCTGGCGGGCCTGCCCTCCGAGGTAGTGGGAGTGCCCATCGCACTGCCGGGCGCGCAGGTGCGCGACTACATCGCCCGGACCATGGTCAAGGCCATCACCCGGTTCGGCCTCGCCATCGAGGTGCCGAAGAGCATTCACCTGCTCGACGGCTATCAGGGCAGGGGGCGGGCCGCGGTGGGCGACGAGGAGCTCCGCACCGTCGTCCAGCTCGCGCGCCAGGAGGGCGTGGCCCTGGACCCCGTGTACACGGCCAAGGCCTTCGCCGGGCTCCTCGACACGCTCCGCAAGGACCCTCAGGCGCTGGGCCAGCGCGTGTGCTTCATCCACACGGGGGGAATCTTCAGCCTGTTCCCGTTCAGGGTGCCGCTCTCCCGGTTCCTGGACGGGGAGCCCCTCTTCTCCTCGTAG
- a CDS encoding alpha/beta fold hydrolase, with the protein MPELSLVGADLDGLSLHYVREGRGPATVLIHGLGGFAESWRGTIAALRGRGTVIALDLPGFGRSAKPRRDYRLSFHARAVEGLLCALGVERVRLVGHSLGGAVAVAHAVLFPDRVERLALLGATVPGFPLRASLAYRLMVLPGVGEIVSSLLTPSLCAAALARCFAAPEPDEIAFLVSHEYAARTSPAGRAAYLSTLRSVKADFTADAAACRRALGRLEVPSLIVHGRQDPVVPMSHAAAVARELPVAEGRWLDRCGHFPQIEHPATVNGWLADFLYAGTRSR; encoded by the coding sequence GTGCCCGAGCTCTCGCTGGTGGGCGCCGATCTGGACGGGCTGAGCCTCCACTACGTCAGGGAGGGGCGCGGGCCTGCGACAGTCCTGATCCACGGCCTGGGCGGGTTCGCCGAGTCGTGGCGCGGCACCATCGCGGCCCTCAGGGGCCGGGGCACGGTGATCGCGCTCGACCTCCCGGGCTTTGGCCGATCCGCGAAGCCGCGGCGCGACTACCGGCTGTCCTTCCACGCCCGCGCGGTGGAGGGCCTGCTCTGCGCCCTTGGCGTCGAGCGCGTCCGGCTCGTGGGACACTCCCTCGGCGGCGCGGTGGCGGTGGCCCATGCCGTCCTCTTCCCCGACCGCGTGGAGCGCCTGGCGCTCCTCGGCGCCACCGTGCCCGGCTTTCCGCTGCGCGCGTCCCTCGCCTACCGCCTCATGGTGCTGCCCGGGGTCGGGGAGATCGTTTCGAGCCTCCTCACCCCCAGCCTCTGCGCGGCCGCGCTGGCCCGCTGCTTCGCCGCTCCCGAGCCCGACGAGATCGCGTTCCTCGTTTCCCACGAGTACGCCGCCCGCACGAGCCCGGCGGGTCGCGCCGCTTATCTCTCCACGCTCCGCTCGGTCAAGGCCGACTTCACCGCGGACGCCGCGGCGTGCCGGAGGGCGCTGGGTCGACTGGAGGTACCGTCGCTGATCGTCCACGGCCGGCAAGATCCGGTGGTCCCGATGTCGCATGCGGCGGCGGTGGCTCGGGAGCTGCCCGTGGCGGAGGGGCGTTGGCTCGACCGCTGCGGCCATTTCCCCCAGATCGAGCATCCGGCCACGGTGAATGGTTGGCTGGCCGACTTCCTCTACGCGGGGACCCGCTCCCGCTGA
- a CDS encoding 3',5'-cyclic-nucleotide phosphodiesterase — protein sequence MRLKVLGAYGSEGPGQRPSAFLVDDRVLVDAGTVGGLLSVPEQVAVEHAVLSHAHLDHTVGLAFLADTLAMIAPERYVTACSIGPVIDTLRTHAFNDLLWPNFAAIPSRSEPVLRFRALPEDAEARVGDLWVTPILVDHAVAAAGFIVHDGETGFVYSGDTGPTVRLWQAAREMRGLKALVVETAFPNRLDAHARASGHLTPAMLGREIDKMPPELPVWIFHVKPQLYQETAEELAQIDPARIHILEQGKTYSL from the coding sequence GTGAGGCTCAAGGTTTTGGGGGCCTATGGCAGCGAGGGGCCGGGGCAGCGGCCATCGGCGTTCCTGGTGGACGACCGGGTGCTGGTGGACGCCGGCACGGTCGGCGGCCTCCTCTCCGTTCCCGAGCAGGTCGCCGTCGAGCACGCCGTCTTGAGCCACGCCCACCTGGACCACACGGTGGGCCTCGCCTTCCTCGCGGACACCCTGGCCATGATCGCTCCCGAGCGGTACGTCACCGCCTGCAGCATCGGCCCCGTCATCGACACGCTCCGCACCCATGCCTTCAACGACCTCCTCTGGCCGAACTTCGCGGCGATCCCATCTCGCTCGGAGCCGGTGCTGAGGTTCCGCGCGCTCCCCGAGGACGCCGAGGCGCGCGTCGGTGACCTGTGGGTGACGCCGATCCTGGTGGATCATGCGGTAGCCGCCGCGGGGTTCATCGTGCACGATGGGGAGACGGGATTCGTCTACAGCGGCGACACCGGCCCCACGGTGCGCTTGTGGCAGGCAGCGAGAGAGATGCGCGGGCTCAAGGCCCTCGTGGTGGAGACGGCCTTCCCCAACCGGCTCGATGCTCACGCGCGCGCCTCGGGCCACCTCACGCCGGCCATGCTGGGCCGCGAGATCGACAAGATGCCCCCGGAGCTGCCCGTCTGGATCTTCCACGTCAAGCCCCAGCTGTACCAGGAGACAGCCGAGGAGCTGGCCCAGATCGACCCCGCCCGCATCCACATCCTCGAGCAGGGCAAGACCTACTCTCTTTGA
- a CDS encoding corrinoid protein → MARALVLGDKDTVFRMTQEGLALALPPTDLIFRGLIPGMDVVGEKFRRNEYYVPQVLLSARAMYAGLDLLKPLLTAAGAAGRSLGVVVIGTAQGDLHDIGKNLVAMMLEGAGFKVHNLGRDVAPEKFVAAVEEHGAQIVGISALMTTTMPAMKRTIDALQKAGLRERVKVMVGGAPVTQAYCDEIGADGYARDSTLAVARAKALMGVAAPV, encoded by the coding sequence ATGGCACGGGCCCTCGTCCTCGGCGACAAGGACACCGTGTTCAGGATGACGCAGGAAGGCTTGGCGCTGGCGCTTCCGCCCACCGACCTCATCTTCCGCGGGCTCATCCCCGGCATGGACGTGGTGGGCGAGAAGTTCCGGCGGAACGAGTACTACGTGCCGCAGGTGCTCCTGTCGGCCCGGGCCATGTACGCCGGGCTCGATCTGCTCAAGCCCCTGCTCACGGCCGCAGGGGCGGCGGGCCGGTCGCTGGGCGTCGTCGTCATCGGCACTGCCCAGGGCGACCTCCACGACATCGGCAAGAACCTGGTGGCGATGATGCTCGAGGGCGCTGGCTTCAAGGTGCACAACCTCGGGCGGGACGTGGCGCCGGAGAAGTTCGTGGCGGCGGTGGAGGAGCACGGGGCCCAGATCGTGGGCATCTCGGCGCTCATGACCACCACCATGCCGGCTATGAAGCGCACCATCGACGCACTCCAGAAGGCCGGGCTCCGCGAGCGCGTCAAGGTCATGGTCGGCGGCGCCCCGGTGACCCAGGCCTACTGCGACGAGATCGGCGCCGACGGCTACGCCAGGGACTCCACCCTGGCGGTGGCGCGCGCCAAGGCGCTGATGGGCGTCGCGGCGCCCGTGTGA